From Aquila chrysaetos chrysaetos chromosome 3, bAquChr1.4, whole genome shotgun sequence, the proteins below share one genomic window:
- the MYH7B gene encoding myosin-7B isoform X1 translates to MSMLDMSVFGEAAEYLRKSYTEQLKLQTIPFDGKKRVWIPDEKEAYIEVEIKESTGGKVTVETKNKETRVVKEDELQLMNPPKFDMIEDMAMLTHLNEASVLYNLKRRYSHWMIYTYSGLFCVTINPYKWLPVYTAPVVAAYKGKRRSEAPPHIYSIADNAYNDMLRNRENQSMLITGESGAGKTVNTKRVIQYFAIVAALGDTPGKKLAALATKTGGTLEDQIIEANPAMEAFGNAKTIRNDNSSRFGKFIRIHFGPSGKLASADIDIYLLEKSRVIFQQPKERSYHIYYQILSGKKPELQDMLLLSLNPYDYHFCSQGVTTVDNLDDGEELMATDHAMDILGFSNDEKYGSYKIVGAIMHFGNMKFKQKQREEQAEADGTESADKAAYLMGISSADLIKGLLHPRVKVGNEYVTKGQNVEQVVYAVGALAKATYDRMFKWLVTRINKTLDTKLARQFFIGVLDIAGFEIFDYNSFEQLCINFTNEKLQQFFNHHMFVLEQEEYKKEGIEWVFIDFGLDLQACIDLIEKPLGILSILEEECMFPKASDMSFKAKLYDNHIGKSPNFQKPRPDKKRKYEAHFELVHYAGVVPYNIIGWLDKNKDPLNETVVSVFQKSQNKLLASLYENYVSSTSEEPHKPGTKEKRKKAASFQTVSQLHKENLNKLMTNLRSTQPHFVRCIIPNETKTPGAMDAFLVLHQLRCNGVLEGIRICRKGFPNRILYADFKQRYRILNPAAIPDDKFVDSRKATEKLLSSLELDHSQYKFGHTKVFFKAGLLGMLEEMRDERLAKILTMLQARIRGHLMRIEYQKIISRREALYTIQWNIRAFNAVKNWSWMKLFFKIKPLLKSAQTEKEMANLKEEFQKLKEALEKSEAKRKELEEKQVSMIQEKNDLALQLQAEQDNLADAEERCDLLIKSKIQLEAKVKELTERLEDEEEMNSDLTAKKRKLEDECAELKKDIDDLEITLAKVEKEKHATENKVKNLIEEMAALDEIIAKLTKEKKALQEAHQQALDDLQAEEDKVNTLTKAKVKLEQQVDDLESSLEQEKKVRMDLERAKRKLEGDLKLTQESVMDLENDKQQLEEKLKKKDFEISQLNSRIEDGQVTEAQLQKKIKELQARIEELEEELEAERAARAKVEKQRAEVSRELEELSERLEEAGGATATQLEMNKKREAEFLKLRRDLEEATLQHESTAAALRKKHADSVAELSEQIDNLQRVKQKLEKEKSEMKMEVDDLSSNIEYLTKNKANAEKLCRTYEDQLSEAKSKVDELQRQLTDVSTQRGRLQTENGELSRLLEEKESFINQLSRGKASFTQNIEELKRQLEEETKSKNALAHALQASRHDCDLLREQYEEEVEAKSELQRNLSKANAEVAQWRTKYETDAIQRTEELEEAKKKLAIRLQEAEEAVEAAHAKCSSLEKTKHRLQTEIEDLSVDLERANSACAALDKKQRNFDRILAEWKQKYEETQAELEASQKESRSLSTELFKLKNAYEESLDNLETLKRENKNLQEEIADLTDQISLSGKTIHELEKLKKALESEKSDIQAALEEAEGALEHEESKTLRIQLELNQIKADVDRKLAEKDEEFENLRRNHQRAMDSMQATLDAEARAKNEAVRLRKKMEGDLNEMEIQLSHANRQAAEFQKLGRQLQAQIKDLQIELDDTQRHNDDLKEQAAALERRNNLLLAEVEELRAALEQAERSRKLAEQELLEATERVNLLHSQNTGLINQKKKLETDISQLSSEVEDAVQECRNAEEKAKKAITDAAMMAEELKKEQDTSAHLERMKKNMEQTIKDLQMRLDEAEQIALKGGKKQIQKLEARVRELEGELDMEQKKMAEAQKGIRKYERRIKELSYQAEEDRKNLTRMQDLIDKLQSKVKSYKRQFEEAEQQANSNLVKYRKVQHELDDAEERADIAETQVNKLRARTREVITSKHE, encoded by the exons ATGTCTATGCTGGACATGAGCGTGTTTGGGGAGGCTGCTGAATACCTCCGGAAAAGCTACACAGAGCAGCTGAAGCTTCAGACAATCCCGTTCGATG gaaaGAAGCGAGTTTGGATCCCAGATGAGAAAGAAGCTTATATTGAAGTGGAAATCAAAGAAAGCACTGGTGGCAAAGTCACTGTGGAAACCAAAAATAAGGAA ACACGGGTGGTGAAGGAGGATGAGCTGCAGCTCATGAACCCCCCCAAGTTCGACATGATTGAGGACATGGCCATGCTGACGCACCTCAACGAGGCCTCTGTGCTCTACAACCTGAAGCGCCGCTACTCCCACTGGATGATCTAC acCTACTCAGGGCTCTTCTGTGTCACCATCAACCCCTACAAGTGGCTGCCCGTCTACACCGCGCCGGTGGTGGCAGCCTACAAGGGCAAGCGGCGCTCCGAGGCACCCCCGCACATCTACTCCATCGCCGACAACGCCTACAATGACATGCTGCGCA ACCGCGAAAACCAGTCCATGCTCATCAC CGGAGAATCTGGTGCTGGTAAGACTGTAAACACCAAGCGGGTCATTCAGTACTTTGCCATTGTCGCAGCCTTGGGCGACACACCGGGCAAGAAATTA gCAGCTCTTGCCACTAAAACTGGG ggcaCCCTCGAAGATCAAATCATTGAGGCTAACCCAGCTATGGAAGCTTTTGGCAATGCCAAAACCATAAGAAATGACAACTCCTCGCGTTTT GGCAAGTTCATCCGGATCCATTTTGGTCCCTCAGGGAAGCTGGCCTCTGCAGACATTGATATCT ATCTTCTGGAAAAATCAAGAGTGATTTTCCAGCAACCCAAAGAGAGAAGCTACCACATCTACTATCAGATCCTCTCTGGGAAGAAACCAGAGTTGCAAG AtatgctgctgctctccctcaACCCCTATGACTACCACTTCTGCTCTCAGGGTGTAACAACTGTGGACAACCTGGATGACGGCGAGGAACTTATGGCAACAGAT CATGCCATGGACATCTTGGGCTTCAGCAATGATGAGAAATACGGCTCCTATAAAATAGTGGGCGCTATCATGCACTTCGGCAACATGAAGTTCAAGCAAAAGCAGCGAGAAGAGCAGGCAGAGGCTGATGGCACTGAAA GTGCTGACAAAGCTGCCTACCTCATGGGAATCAGCTCAGCTGACCTCATCAAGGGGTTGCTCCATCCTCGTGTGAAAGTGGGCAATGAATACGTGACCAAAGGTCAGAATGTGGAACAG GTTGTCTATGCTGTGGGAGCTCTGGCTAAAGCCACCTACGATCGCATGTTCAAGTGGCTGGTGACTCGGATCAACAAGACCCTAGATACCAAGCTGGCCAGACAGTTCTTCATCGGAGTACTGGACATTGCAGGCTTCGAGATCTTTGAC TACAACAGCTTTGAGCAGCTGTGCATCAACTTCACCAACGAGAAGCTGCAACAGTTCTTCAACCACCACATGTTTGTCCTGGAGCAAGAAGAATACAAGAAGGAAGGCATCGAATGGGTCTTCATTGACTTTGGCCTGGACCTGCAAGCTTGCATCGACCTGATTGAGAAG CCACTGGGAATCCTGTCCATCCTCGAAGAGGAGTGCATGTTCCCGAAAGCCTCTGACATGTCATTCAAAGCTAAGCTCTATGACAACCACATTGGGAAGTCACCCAACTTCCAGAAGCCCCGGCCGGATAAAAAGCGGAAATACGAGGCTCACTTTGAGCTAGTGCACTATGCTGGTGTG GTGCCGTACAACATCATTGGGTGGCTGGACAAGAACAAGGACCCCCTGAATGAGACAGTGGTGTCCGTCTTCCAAAAATCCCAAAATAAGCTCCTGGCCTCTCTCTATGAAAACTACGTGAGCTCTACTTCAG AGGAACCTCACAAACCAGGGACCAAGGAGAAACGTAAAAAGGCAGCTTCTTTCCAAACAGTGTCACAGCTGCACAAG GAGAATCTCAACAAGCTGATGACCAACCTGCGCTCCACTCAGCCCCACTTTGTCCGCTGCATCATCCCCAATGAGACAAAGACCCCAG GAGCCATGGATGCCTTCCTGGTGCTGCACCAGCTGCGGTGTAACGGTGTCCTTGAAGGTATCCGCATCTGCCGTAAGGGATTCCCCAACAGGATCCTCTACGCAGACTTCAAGCAGCG CTACCGTATCCTGAATCCAGCAGCCATTCCAGATGACAAGTTTGTGGACAGCAGGAAGGCCACAGAGAAGCTGCTGAGCTCCCTTGAACTGGACCACTCACAGTACAAGTTTGGTCATACCAAG GTGTTTTTCAAGGCTGGTTTGCTGGGAATGCTGGAGGAGATGCGAGATGAGCGTCTGGCCAAGATCCTGACCATGCTGCAGGCCAGAATCCGTGGGCACCTCATGCGCATTGAGTATCAGAAGATCATCAGCAGGAG GGAAGCCCTCTATACCATCCAGTGGAACATCCGGGCCTTCAATGCTGTCAAGAATTGGTCCTGGATGAAGCTGTTCTTCAAGATTAAGCCTTTACTCAAGTCTGCTCAGACTGAGAAGGAAATGGCCAACCTGAAGGAGGAGTTCCAGAAGCTGAAGGAGGCTCTGGAGAAGTCAGAGGCTAAGAGGAAGGAACTGGAAGAGAAGCAGGTCTCCATGATCCAGGAGAAGAATGACCtggctctccagctgcaggca GAGCAAGACAACCTGGCAGATGCAGAGGAACGCTGTGACCTGCTGATCAAGTCCAAGATCCAGCTGGAAGCCAAGGTGAAGGAGCTGACAGAGCGTctggaggatgaggaggagatgAACTCAGACCTCACCGCCAAGAAACGCAAGCTGGAGGATGAGTGTGCAGAGCTGAAGAAGGACATCGATGACCTAGAGATCACGCTGGCCAAGGTGGAGAAGGAGAAGCATGCCACAGAGAATAAG GTTAAAAACCTGATTGAAGAGATGGCTGCTCTGGATGAGATCATTGCCAAGCTGAcgaaagagaagaaagcactgCAAGAGGCACATCAGCAGGCCCTGGATGACCTGCAGGCTGAGGAAGACAAGGTCAACACACTGACCAAAGCCAAGGTCAAACTGGAGCAGCAAGTGGATGAT CTGGAAAGCTCTCttgaacaagaaaagaaagtccGCATGGACCTGGAAAGAGCAAAGAGGAAGCTTGAAGGAGACCTGAAGTTGACACAAGAGTCTGTAATGGATCTGGAGAATgacaaacagcagctggaggagaaactCAAAAA GAAAGACTTTGAAATCAGTCAACTGAATTCAAGGATTGAAGATGGGCAAGTGACTGAGgctcagctgcagaagaagaTCAAGGAGCTCCAG GCCCGCAttgaggagctggaggaggaactGGAGGCTGAGCGTGCTGCCAGAGCCAAGGTGGAGAAGCAGCGGGCAGAAGTGTCacgggagctggaggagctgagTGAGCGGCTGGAGGAGGCTGGTGGGGCAACGGCCACGCAGCTGGAGATGAACAAGAAGCGGGAAGCAGAATTCCTGAAACTGCGGCGGGACCTGGAGGAGGCAACCCTGCAGCATGAGTCCACGGCGGCTGCCCTGCGGAAAAAGCATGCAGATAGTGTGGCGGAGCTGAGCGAGCAGATCGACAACCTGCAGCGCGTCaagcagaagctggagaaggagaagagcgAGATGAAGATGGAGGTGGATGACCTGTCATCCAACATTGAATACCTCACCAAGAACAAG GCCAATGCCGAGAAGCTGTGCCGCACCTATGAGGACCAGCTGAGCGAGGCCAAGTCCAAAGTGGACGAGCTGCAGCGACAGCTGACCGACGTGAGCACACAGAGGGGCAGGCTGCAGACCGAGAATG GGGAGCTTAGTcggctgctggaggagaaggagtcCTTCATCAACCAGCTGAGCCGTGGCAAGGCCTCATTCACACAGAACATTGAGGAACTCAAGaggcagctggaggaagagaCCAAG AGCAAGAACGCCCTGGCCCATGCCCTGCAAGCCTCCCGGCACGACTGTGACCTGCTGCGGGAGCAGTATGAGGAGGAAGTGGAGGCTAAGAGTGAGCTCCAGAGGAACTTGTCCAAGGCCAACGCAGAAGTGGCCCAGTGGAGAACCAAATATGAGAcagatgccatccagaggacagaggagctggaggaagccAA GAAGAAGCTGGCCATCcggctgcaggaggcagaggaggcagTGGAGGCTGCCCATGCCAAGTGCTCCTCGCTGGAAAAGACCAAGCACCGGCTGCAGACAGAGATCGAGGACCTCTCGGTGGACCTGGAGCGCGCCAACTCGGCCTGTGCTGCCCTGGACAAGAAGCAGCGCAACTTTGACAGGATCCTGGCTGAGTGGAAGCAGAAGTATGAGGAgacccaggcagagctggaggcatCGCAGAAGGAGTCACGCAGCTTGAGCACAGAGCTCTTCAAGCTCAAGAATGCCTATGAGGAGTCCCTGGACAACCTGGAGACCCTCAAGAGGGAGAACAAGAACCTGCAGG AGGAAATTGCTGATCTGACTGACCAGATCAGTCTGAGTGGCAAAACCATCCACGAActggagaagctgaagaaagccCTGGAGAGCGAGAAGAGCGATATCCAGGCAGCTCTGGAGGAGGCTGAG GGAGCCCTGGAGCATGAGGAGAGCAAGACGCTGCGCATCCAGCTGGAGCTGAACCAGATAAAGGCTGATGTGGACAGGAAGCTGGCAGAGAAGGACGAGGAGTTTGAGAACCTGAG GCGCAACCACCAGCGTGCCATGGACTCCATGCAGGCCACGCTGGATGCAGAGGCCCGGGCCAAGAACGAGGCCGTCCGCCTGAGGAAGAAGATGGAGGGAGACCTGAACGAGATGGAGATCCAGCTGAGCCATGCCAACCGCCAGGCTGCTGAGTTCCAGAAACTGGGCCGCCAGCTCCAGGCTCAGATCAAG GATCTGCAAATCGAGTTGGATGACACTCAACGCCACAACGATGACCtgaaggagcaggcagctgccctggaGCGCCGCAACAACCTGCTGCTGGCGGAGGTGGAGGAGCTGCGGGCAGCACTAGAgcaagcagagaggagcaggaagctggcagagcaggagctgctggaggccACTGAGAGGGTCAACCTGCTCCACTCCCAG AACACGGGCTTGATCAACCAAAAGAAGAAGCTGGAGACTGACATCTCACAGCTGAGCAGCGAGGTGGAGGACGCAGTGCAGGAGTGCCGCAACGCTGAGGAGAAGGCGAAGAAGGCTATCACGGAT GCTGCCATGATggcagaagagctgaagaaggaGCAGGACACGAGTGCACACCTGGAGCGGATGAAGAAGAACATGGAGCAGACCATCAAGGACTTGCAGATGCGCCTGGATGAAGCAGAGCAGATTGCTCTCAAGGGGGGCAAGAAGCAGATCCAGAAGCTGGAGGCCAGG GTGCgggagctggagggagagcTGGATATGGAGCAGAAGAAGATGGCTGAAGCCCAGAAGGGCATTCGGAAGTACGAGCGGAGGATCAAGGAGTTGAGCTACCAG GCTGAGGAAGACCGGAAGAACCTGACACGGATGCAGGACCTGATCGACAAGCTGCAAAGCAAGGTCAAGAGCTACAAACGCCAGTTTGAAGAGGCG GAGCAGCAGGCCAACTCCAACCTGGTCAAGTACCGCAAGGTGCAGCACGAGCTGGATGATGCTGAGGAGCGTGCCGACATCGCCGAGACGCAGGTCAACAAGCTGCGCGCCCGCACCAGGGAGGTCATCACCTCCAAG CACGAGTAG